A region of the Romboutsia hominis genome:
TTGCCACACCTTCATCATCAAAAGGAGTTGACCCTAATCCATTATCTAAAAGTGGGTTATCAACTATAGTTAAAACTTCACTTCCTATAATCTCACCTTCTTTTTCCTTAAGAAGAGATAATCCCCTTTGTGCAGCATCTGCACTAAATGTATTTGAGAAAGTTTCAAGAAGTGATGCCATAGCATCTTTATATAGTATAGTTTTATATTTTTTAGATTCTATACTACTTCCATTTAATTTACTTATAGCTTCTTTAATACCATCTTTAGCTATTTCTTTTGGATTTAATTTATCTATAGAATTAACTATAGAATATCCTATACCATCTTGTTTTTGACCATTATCTTCAACAACAGGTACAACATAAGCCATTAATATATTACTTTTATTATTAAGCTCTAATCCATTAGTGTTATATATGCTATGACTAGATGAACTATATGATATTTTACAACCATTTATATTAGCGACCTTATCGTAAGACTTAGCTTCTTTTTCTATATTAAGTACTAAATCTATCATTTTAGCTGGGTCTATGTTTTCTAAGTCTTCACTGTAAGTTTTAACTTCGCTATAATTCTTATCACCTTTATATATAAATTGAACATCATCACTTTCTACATTTAAAGCACTTTCCTTAGCATTTTTTATAAGCATATTTAAGGCATCAAAATCTAGTATTTCAGTAAAAGAATATCCCATTTTACCATTTATTAATCCTCTAAAAGAAAGCCCCTTAGATTTTTCTAAGTTGTACTTTTCAACTTCACCTTCATAAACACTTATACTTAAGCTTTCTCCTTGAGTGTAGTATATTTCGCATTCACTAAATCCAGCTTCTAATCCTTTTTTAAGCAACATTTTTCTAAAAGCATTAAATTCCATGACTAATTCTCCTCTCTTCCACCAACTGTTATTTCTTTTACTCTTATCATTGGTTGACCTACGTTAGTTGGTATACTTCCAGAAGATGAACCACACATACCTTGTGCTTGTTTTAGATTGTTTCCAACCATATCTATATTCATTAAAACCTCGCTACCTTTTCCTATTAAACTAGCACCTCTTACAGGTTCTACTATTTCACCATTTTTAACTAAATAACCTTCTGATACTGCAAAGTTAAATTCACCAGTAACAGGGTTTACTGATCCTCCACCCATTTTTTTTGCATATAATCCATTGTCTATAGACTTTATTATATCTTTAGGATCATCAGTACCATTAGCTATATAAGTATTAGTCATTCTTGAAGTCGGTGCAAATTTATAGCTTTGACGTCTACTACTTCCAGTAGCTTTCATATTCATTCTTCTACCATTTAATTTATCTATCATATATGACTTTAGTATTCCATTTTCTATTAATACATTCTTTTTAGTAGGATTTCCTTCATCATCAATATTTGCTGAACCCCAGTGATTAGTTAATGTTCCATCATCTATTGCAGTTACCTTAGTTGATGCTATTTGCTGACCTAACTTATCTGAAAATACAGAGTTTCCTTTAGCAACAGAAGTAGCTTCTAGTGAATGGCCACATGCCTCATGAAATATTACTCCACCAAAACCATTGTCTATTGCTACTGTCATTTTACCTGCTGGGCAATTTTTAGCATTTAGCATTGTTACTGCTACACGAGATGCTTCTTTTCCGTAGTATTCTGGGTCTATTTTTTCAAATAACTCAAATCCCATACTAGCACCAGGTCCTTCAAAACCTGTTTGATTTTCAGTTTCATTAGATGCTACAGAGTTTATAGATAGTCTTGTTCTTATTCTTCTATCTTCTACATATAGTCCTTCTGTGTTTGCTATTAATACTTGTTGGTCTTTATCTAAGTATCCAACACTTACTTGAGATATTAAGCTATTGTATGATTTTGCACTTTTATATGCCCTTTTCATAACGTCTATTTTTTTGTTGTATCCTACAGTGTTTGGATATATTTTTATAGGATTTATATCTGTTAAAACTTTAGTATTATTTAAAGTTATGCTTATATCTTCTTTTAAGCTACCTAATGCTAAAGCTGCTTTATAAGCTGTATCAATTAGTGAGTTTAGGCTATTGTCATTAGTGTATGCATATACACTTTTTAATCCTTTAAATATTCTAATTCCTATACCGTAACTTCTTCCCCCTAGTGCATTTTCTATTTTTTCATCTATTAAACCTATAGAGTTAGTTATAGTGTCTTCTTCAAATATTTCAGCAAAGTCAGCACCTGTTATTAGGCACTTTTCTAATACTTTGGTTGCTATTTCTTTAGATAACATAATTTTCCTCCTATTTACTCGTATATTTATATTATATATATAAAAACACCCGTATACAATGTATACGAGTGTCCTATATTTAAATGATTTATTTATAAGTTATTAGCAATACTTTTTCTAAGCTCTATAAAATTATTTATTTCTTCTTCATTAGGTCCTACTTCACCATGAAAATCTAATCCTTCTTTTCTAACTCCATATTTTCTATATGCATTAAACTTATACTTGCACTTATCTTTAATAATCTTTGAAACTTCTATTACAGTTTCTTCATTATTTAAATTAGGAGCTATAACAGTTCTAACTTCGTAAAGTTTTTCTATACTTAAAAGATATTTTAAGTTTTTTAACACTATATCATTACTTACTCCTGTTAATTTAATATGCTCATATTCATCAATACTTTTAACATCTAGCATAAATTTATCAGTTAAATCAACAAGTTCTTTATGCTCTGTTAAGTCTATGCTTCCATTAGTATCTATAAAACAAGTAAGGTTTAATTCATATTTAACTTTTTTAAATAATTTTACTAAAAAATCTGAGTTAAGAGTACACTCACCACCACTTACAGTTATCCCTTGAATAAATGGACTTATTTCTTTAATTTCTTCAAAAAGTTTATCTACTGAATAGTCTTTAGTTTTAGGGCTTGATAAATTATCACATGCTTTAATGCAATCGTCACATCCTATACATTTTTTATCATCCCAAATCACTTTATTATCTATTTTAAATAATGCATCTACCTTGCAAGTTGAAATGCACTTACCGCAATTTATACACTTATTTATAGTTTCTGGGTTATGACAATAAGTACATTTAAAATTACACCCTTGAAAAAATATAGCGGTTCTATTTCCTGGTCCATCTATA
Encoded here:
- a CDS encoding TldD/PmbA family protein; protein product: MEFNAFRKMLLKKGLEAGFSECEIYYTQGESLSISVYEGEVEKYNLEKSKGLSFRGLINGKMGYSFTEILDFDALNMLIKNAKESALNVESDDVQFIYKGDKNYSEVKTYSEDLENIDPAKMIDLVLNIEKEAKSYDKVANINGCKISYSSSSHSIYNTNGLELNNKSNILMAYVVPVVEDNGQKQDGIGYSIVNSIDKLNPKEIAKDGIKEAISKLNGSSIESKKYKTILYKDAMASLLETFSNTFSADAAQRGLSLLKEKEGEIIGSEVLTIVDNPLLDNGLGSTPFDDEGVATYKKELVSSGRLNTLLHNLKTANKANTKSTGNGFKASFASNIGVECSNLYIEAGDKDLDELMKIVDEGIMITDLAGLHSGANSISGDFSLAAKGFYIKDGVKTHPIEQITVAGNYFELLKDIEVVGSDLKFPMSNVGSPSVIVKELSIAGK
- a CDS encoding TldD/PmbA family protein is translated as MLSKEIATKVLEKCLITGADFAEIFEEDTITNSIGLIDEKIENALGGRSYGIGIRIFKGLKSVYAYTNDNSLNSLIDTAYKAALALGSLKEDISITLNNTKVLTDINPIKIYPNTVGYNKKIDVMKRAYKSAKSYNSLISQVSVGYLDKDQQVLIANTEGLYVEDRRIRTRLSINSVASNETENQTGFEGPGASMGFELFEKIDPEYYGKEASRVAVTMLNAKNCPAGKMTVAIDNGFGGVIFHEACGHSLEATSVAKGNSVFSDKLGQQIASTKVTAIDDGTLTNHWGSANIDDEGNPTKKNVLIENGILKSYMIDKLNGRRMNMKATGSSRRQSYKFAPTSRMTNTYIANGTDDPKDIIKSIDNGLYAKKMGGGSVNPVTGEFNFAVSEGYLVKNGEIVEPVRGASLIGKGSEVLMNIDMVGNNLKQAQGMCGSSSGSIPTNVGQPMIRVKEITVGGREEN
- a CDS encoding YjjW family glycine radical enzyme activase; this encodes MALVNKIIPFSCIDGPGNRTAIFFQGCNFKCTYCHNPETINKCINCGKCISTCKVDALFKIDNKVIWDDKKCIGCDDCIKACDNLSSPKTKDYSVDKLFEEIKEISPFIQGITVSGGECTLNSDFLVKLFKKVKYELNLTCFIDTNGSIDLTEHKELVDLTDKFMLDVKSIDEYEHIKLTGVSNDIVLKNLKYLLSIEKLYEVRTVIAPNLNNEETVIEVSKIIKDKCKYKFNAYRKYGVRKEGLDFHGEVGPNEEEINNFIELRKSIANNL